A section of the Pseudovibrio sp. M1P-2-3 genome encodes:
- a CDS encoding C4-dicarboxylate TRAP transporter substrate-binding protein: MEVKKVGAAVLAVGAATLFTGETFAADVTWNVSLWGKRRAFTEHVEKLAEVVSDRTDGKFEIKLHYGGALSKSRENLDGISFGAFEMAQFCASYHADKNPTLTVAELPFLGVPDLETQVKVDRALYAHPAVVADLARWNARLLMSSPMPQYNILGKGDKPTAVSDFDGMRVRALGGIGSAMKTIGAIPTSVTAAEAYQALDSGTVQGIAFAPHAHLSFKTIEAGSWWTDNLNPGTVNCPVVVNTDAYDMLPADFKIALEESVEPAIQHYLETYAKVYDKFYPSLEENSVETVSFSDEELAAFRAVAGEPIWNAWVEEMSAKGLPAQELLVLVQKTISE, from the coding sequence ATGGAAGTGAAAAAGGTAGGGGCTGCAGTGCTTGCTGTGGGAGCGGCAACTCTGTTTACAGGCGAAACTTTTGCTGCAGATGTGACTTGGAATGTTTCCCTCTGGGGCAAACGGCGGGCTTTCACCGAGCATGTGGAGAAACTGGCAGAAGTAGTTTCTGACCGTACGGATGGCAAATTCGAAATCAAGCTGCATTATGGCGGCGCTCTTTCCAAATCCCGCGAGAACTTGGATGGTATCTCTTTCGGTGCCTTTGAAATGGCCCAGTTCTGTGCGTCCTATCATGCGGATAAGAACCCGACCTTGACGGTTGCTGAACTTCCTTTCCTTGGTGTTCCTGATTTGGAGACGCAAGTGAAGGTGGACAGAGCGCTTTATGCCCATCCTGCTGTCGTGGCTGATCTCGCCCGTTGGAATGCAAGGCTGCTTATGTCCTCGCCTATGCCGCAGTATAACATTCTAGGTAAAGGGGATAAGCCGACTGCTGTGAGTGATTTTGACGGCATGCGGGTGCGTGCTCTTGGTGGTATTGGTAGTGCGATGAAGACTATTGGGGCCATTCCAACATCTGTCACAGCGGCGGAGGCATATCAGGCACTGGATTCAGGAACTGTGCAGGGCATCGCATTTGCTCCGCATGCCCACCTTTCCTTTAAAACCATAGAGGCTGGCAGTTGGTGGACCGACAACCTGAACCCGGGAACTGTGAACTGTCCAGTGGTTGTGAATACCGATGCCTACGACATGTTGCCAGCCGATTTCAAAATCGCTCTGGAAGAAAGCGTAGAGCCTGCCATCCAGCATTATCTAGAGACCTACGCCAAGGTCTATGACAAATTCTATCCTTCTTTAGAGGAAAACAGCGTTGAAACTGTTTCCTTCTCTGATGAAGAACTGGCAGCGTTCCGCGCTGTTGCTGGAGAACCAATCTGGAATGCGTGGGTTGAGGAAATGAGTGCCAAAGGTCTTCCTGCCCAAGAGCTGTTGGTACTGGTACAAAAGACCATTTCTGAATAA
- a CDS encoding TRAP transporter small permease: MASSHAPISLSGDRTYLRFNGPLSKIEDAFNLVAATSILLLMLLAVMQVLGRNLFNQSIPGFIDITEQAMAVFAFMGVAYCQRVGGHIRMELFLGALKGRGLWIAEFVSVLIILAVVTILAYGAYIHFERAWLLGDSTIDIRIPTWPSKLVVPVALSVLWLRLLLQLYGYFYLILNPKSSTMGLPHTQNAAEHAQAEIDETFLDEPHKREADA; the protein is encoded by the coding sequence ATGGCTTCATCCCATGCGCCGATTTCACTATCGGGTGATCGGACCTACTTGCGTTTCAACGGCCCCTTATCGAAAATAGAAGATGCATTCAATCTTGTTGCTGCAACCAGCATTCTCCTTTTAATGCTTCTGGCTGTTATGCAGGTTCTGGGTCGTAATCTATTCAATCAGTCCATTCCCGGATTTATTGATATTACCGAGCAGGCTATGGCTGTTTTCGCCTTTATGGGCGTTGCTTATTGCCAGCGCGTCGGCGGCCATATCCGTATGGAATTGTTCCTTGGCGCGTTAAAAGGGCGCGGCCTGTGGATCGCCGAGTTTGTGAGTGTTTTGATCATTCTAGCAGTGGTCACCATTCTGGCTTATGGCGCTTATATTCACTTTGAACGGGCTTGGTTACTGGGGGACAGTACAATCGATATACGCATCCCCACATGGCCATCAAAGCTTGTGGTTCCTGTTGCTCTTTCGGTTTTATGGCTACGGTTGCTGCTTCAGCTCTATGGGTACTTTTATCTCATTCTAAATCCGAAAAGCTCCACTATGGGTCTTCCTCATACGCAAAACGCTGCGGAGCATGCTCAGGCGGAAATTGATGAGACTTTCCTTGATGAACCACACAAAAGGGAGGCAGACGCATGA
- a CDS encoding TRAP transporter large permease produces the protein MTAFDVGLIMTGVLLLLVILGVRVAFAAAFVGLVGMIAIFSMRMGFERGFMVALKMAGTIPHSKSVTYALSVLPTFILIGFLAYYAGLTKHLFEASKRWLGWLPGGMAVGTVFATAGFAAVSGASTATSAVFARVAIPEMLEAGYSKRLAAAVVAAGGTLASLIPPSAILVIYAILVEESVGKLLMAGFLPGAVSVLIYAAIIYVMARWKGGAPAITGYTWGQRFSSVPGTLPIIGVIAIIFFSLYYGFATPTEAGSLGAFVVLLTAFYKGMRTKQLFQALHETAKLTVMIFTLIWGVLVYVRFLGFAGLPEAFKGFVVSLDYAPLMIVICILLGYAVLGMFMDAIGMLVLTLPVVFPAIIALNGGPDVSAVDSALGMSGAACAIWFGIIVVKMAELCLITPPIGLNCFVVSGVRPDILVQEVFRGCMPFFVADVVTVAVLVAFPAIVTILPSLM, from the coding sequence ATGACGGCTTTTGATGTTGGCCTGATTATGACAGGTGTGCTGCTTCTGCTCGTTATCTTGGGTGTTCGGGTGGCCTTTGCTGCCGCGTTTGTAGGATTGGTTGGCATGATTGCCATTTTCTCAATGCGCATGGGCTTTGAGCGTGGATTTATGGTGGCTTTGAAAATGGCGGGCACTATTCCCCATTCCAAGTCTGTCACCTACGCTCTTTCGGTCCTTCCAACCTTCATTCTGATAGGTTTTCTTGCCTACTACGCAGGGCTAACCAAACACCTGTTTGAAGCCTCAAAGCGCTGGCTTGGCTGGTTGCCCGGGGGTATGGCAGTGGGAACTGTGTTTGCAACTGCTGGCTTTGCGGCAGTCTCGGGCGCGTCTACGGCGACGTCAGCCGTTTTTGCCCGCGTTGCCATTCCAGAAATGCTGGAGGCAGGGTATTCCAAACGCTTGGCGGCAGCTGTTGTTGCAGCGGGGGGCACACTTGCCTCGCTCATTCCGCCCAGTGCCATTTTGGTGATCTATGCCATTTTGGTGGAAGAGTCTGTTGGCAAGCTTCTCATGGCCGGTTTTCTTCCCGGAGCTGTTTCCGTGCTTATCTATGCTGCGATTATCTACGTGATGGCACGTTGGAAAGGCGGGGCTCCGGCTATCACAGGTTACACGTGGGGGCAAAGGTTCTCGTCTGTTCCCGGAACCCTGCCCATTATTGGTGTAATTGCGATTATTTTTTTCAGCCTCTACTACGGTTTTGCAACACCAACAGAGGCCGGATCTTTGGGCGCTTTTGTTGTGTTGCTCACCGCCTTCTATAAGGGCATGAGGACCAAGCAGTTGTTTCAAGCCTTGCATGAGACTGCCAAGTTGACCGTCATGATCTTTACCTTGATCTGGGGTGTCTTGGTGTATGTGCGGTTTCTGGGATTTGCAGGCCTGCCTGAAGCCTTTAAAGGCTTTGTCGTATCGCTAGATTATGCGCCCTTGATGATCGTCATTTGTATCCTGCTGGGCTATGCGGTTCTGGGTATGTTTATGGATGCCATTGGCATGCTGGTGCTCACCCTACCCGTAGTGTTTCCAGCAATTATCGCCTTGAACGGAGGGCCGGATGTGAGTGCGGTGGACAGTGCACTGGGCATGTCTGGAGCGGCGTGTGCCATCTGGTTCGGGATCATTGTGGTGAAAATGGCGGAGCTGTGCCTCATCACGCCGCCTATCGGGCTCAACTGCTTTGTGGTTTCGGGCGTGCGCCCGGATATTCTCGTGCAGGAAGTATTCCGCGGTTGTATGCCATTCTTTGTGGCTGATGTGGTGACTGTGGCGGTGCTTGTGGCGTTTCCTGCCATCGTAACTATTCTGCCTTCGCTCATGTGA